The genomic window tgcTTATGGCCCTAACGGGAATACATTTTTTGTGGGTTGGATTTGTAGTTAatgttaaaatgtatttatatattaatGACTGGGGTGACTTTGGATACATTCTAACCAATTATATACATTATGTCGTCCTATTTACAGCTTGATCAAAATGAAGGCACGACTCATTGCTGCTATTATCTTGGTTGGACTGTTGGCAATGGGCAGCGAGGCCATTCCATCAAACCGCTGGTCCTGCTACAAGAAAGTCTTAAAGGACAGGGACTGTCGCAATGTTGGCATCTCCAACGGAGTTGCGACCATGCGACCTATCAATTCCCTGCAGAACCATTTCTGGGAGGGGAACAAATGCGACATGGTGTGCTACTGTAACTTCAGTGAGCTCCTCTGCTGCCCAAGGTAAGCAATTCCATTCTCCGCCAGTAGGCGGCGCCCATGTtcagcacacatacacagtctATGTTAATACAGTTCTGGAACAGTGGATGGCTCTGTGGTGCTGTTATGTGCACTGGAGGCCGAATGGAGTCCGGCGGGCAATTATAGTTGGGAACGAATTGGATCCAGTCACAGGCTGCCCAGTGAACACTGCCTACATTGTGATTATCATAAGCCACCTATTAATACAGTCAGGCACGTGTGCCTGCTGCCGTGCAGTGAGCTGTGATGTGGAGTTGACTTTTGTTTCACTGGTCAGTTAAAAGGTCATTCGTGCTGTTTTTACGTCATGGCCTTTGCTCGTGTAATGCAAATACGCTATGGCTAGGCCTATGCATTTTGGCTGTTTTTAGTCAGCTGTTGACTACAGAGAATTGTTTTTCCTTTAAAGAGGCACTATATGGAAATCAAACAGATACACAGAGTTTATCAGTTTGCAATCACAGTTGATCAGGTTATCACTTGAAAATAAtgccattattgactagatgCTTCCTTCATTAACTAGGCCATTCTCTCCTGAATCACATGATCCATCCACTAGAAAGTCATGGACAGTTTACCATGGTCTTAGATTCCAGGCTAATAGGGCAAACTACTAaacacatgtttttatttttcatGTTATTCCAGGGATGTCTTCTTTGGACCCAAAATCTCCTTTATAATTCCATGCAAAACCATCTGAGCCATCAGTCATTTGAATGGACAGTGAACACGGACGGTGCAATCTTCTGAAttaaaacaagagcaaagagtaAATGGGGCCAAGGGGGATGGGCCCATCCATTCCGGACT from Oncorhynchus masou masou isolate Uvic2021 chromosome 20, UVic_Omas_1.1, whole genome shotgun sequence includes these protein-coding regions:
- the LOC135506531 gene encoding scrapie-responsive protein 1-like: MKARLIAAIILVGLLAMGSEAIPSNRWSCYKKVLKDRDCRNVGISNGVATMRPINSLQNHFWEGNKCDMVCYCNFSELLCCPRDVFFGPKISFIIPCKTI